A part of Vulpes lagopus strain Blue_001 chromosome 4, ASM1834538v1, whole genome shotgun sequence genomic DNA contains:
- the POLM gene encoding DNA-directed DNA/RNA polymerase mu isoform X1, which produces MGEACSPGPPGAASPSSGLRRLSSDFRVPFPAPARGRDRMLPKRRRAQVGAPGDPASSEARFPGVAIYLAEPHMGRSRRAFLTRLALSKGFRVLDAYSSEVTHVVMEQTSAEEASHWQEHRAAAASPQRCSRPALLDISWFTESMAAGQPVPVECRHRLEVAAPRKGLPCPARMLPYACQRPTPLTHHNSSLSEALEMLAEAAGFEGSEGRFLSFRRAAAVLKALPSPVTALSQLQGLPHFGEHSRRVVQELLEQGVCEEVERVRLSERYQTMKLFTGIFGVGVKTADRWYREGLRTLDSLQEQPQRLTQQQKAGLQHYHDLSTPVQRPDAEALLQLVKAAVAPVLPGATVTLAGGFRRGKLQGHDVDLLISHPQEGREAGLLPRVMQCLEKQVRGSQACPECAAWPWLLAPSPMPRWPPCLLSPQGLVLYQQHHRGSCGHAEPPPRQSHPMDAFERTFCILGLPQPSGVPVGSTQGPCPTRKAVRVDLVAVPISRLPFALLGWTGSKHFQRELRRFCRKERGLWLNSCGLFDPEQKMLFHAASEEDIFRHLGLEYLPPEQRNA; this is translated from the exons ATGGGGGAGGCCTGCTCGCCGGGACCCCCAGGTGCCGCTTCCCCTTCCAGCGGCCTTCGCCGCCTTTCTTCCGATTTCCGCGTGCCTTTTCCGGCGCCTGCCCGCGGCCGAGACAGGATGCTCCCGAAGCGGCGGCGAGCGCAGGTCGGGGCCCCCGGCGACCCTGCCTCCTCCGAGGCGCGCTTCCCCGGCGTCGCCATCTACCTGGCCGAGCCACACATGGGCCGCAGCCGCCGGGCCTTCCTCACGCGCCTGGCGCTCTCCAAGGGCTTCCGGGTCCTGGATGCCTACAG CTCTGAGGTGACACACGTGGTGATGGAACAGACCTCAGCAGAGGAGGCCAGCCACTGGCAGGAGCACAGGGCGGCCGCAGCCTCTCCCCAGCGATGCTCCCGCCCGGCACTGCTGGACATAAGCTGGTTCACAGAAAGCATGGCAGCCGGGCAGCCGGTACCCGTGGAGTGCCGGCACCGCCTGGAG GTGGCTGCGCCCAGGAAAGGGCTGCCCTGCCCAGCGAGGATGCTGCCCTATGCCTGCCAGCGGCCCACACCCCTCACACACCACAACAGCAGCCTCTCT gaggccctgGAGATGCTGGCGGAGGCCGCAGGCTTTGAGGGCAGCGAGGGCCGCTTCCTCTCCTTCCGTAGGGCAGCCGCAGTGCTCAAGGCCCTTCCAAGCCCGGTCACGGCCCTGAGCCAGCTGCAGGGGCTGCCACACTTTGGGGAACACTCCCGCAGGGTCGTCCAG GAGCTTCTGGAACAGGGAGTGTGTGAGGAGGTAGAGAGAGTCCGGCTCTCGGAGCGGTACCAAACCATGAAG CTTTTCACGGGGATCTTCGGCGTTGGGGTAAAGACTGCTGACCGGTGGTACCGGGAAGGGCTGCGGACCCTGGACAGCCTCCAGGAGCAGCCCCAGAGGCTGACCCAGCAGCAGAAAGCAG GGCTCCAGCACTACCACGACCTGAGCACCCCGGTCCAGCGGCCCGACGCCGAGGCGCTGCTGCAGCTGGTGAAGGCAGCTGTGGCACCCGTCCTGCCTGGGGCCACTGTGACGCTGGCTGGCGGCTTCCGGAG GGGGAAGTTGCAGGGCCACGACGTGGACTTGCTCATCAGCCACCCCCAGGAGGGCCGGGAGGCGGGGCTGCTGCCCAGAGTGATGCAGTGCCTGGAGAAGCAGGTGAGGGGCTCCCAGGCCTGTCCCGAGTGTGCGGCCTGGCCCTGgctcctggcccccagccccatgCCACGGTGGCCGCCGTGCCTGCTGTCCCCGCAGGGCCTTGTCCTGTACCAGCAGCACCACCGAGGCAGCTGCGGACACgccgagcccccgccccgccagAGCCACCCCATGGATGCCTTTGAGAGGACTTTCTGCATTCTCGGCCTGCCGCAGCCCTCAGGGGTGCCTGTGGGGagcacccaggggccctgccccACCCGGAAGGCTGTGCGGGTGGACCTGGTGGCGGTCCCCATCAGCCGGCTCCCCTTCGCCCTGCTGGGCTGGACAGGCTCCAAG CACTTCCAGAGGGAGCTGCGCCGCTTCTGCCGGAAGGAGAGGGGGCTGTGGCTGAACAGCTGCGGGCTTTTTGATCCAGAGCAG AAGATGCTTTTCCACGCAGCTTCGGAGGAAGACATATTCAGGCACCTGGGCCTTGAGTACCTTCCCCCGGAGCAGAGAAATGCCTGA
- the POLM gene encoding DNA-directed DNA/RNA polymerase mu isoform X3, with translation MGEACSPGPPGAASPSSGLRRLSSDFRVPFPAPARGRDRMLPKRRRAQVGAPGDPASSEARFPGVAIYLAEPHMGRSRRAFLTRLALSKGFRVLDAYSSEVTHVVMEQTSAEEASHWQEHRAAAASPQRCSRPALLDISWFTESMAAGQPVPVECRHRLEEALEMLAEAAGFEGSEGRFLSFRRAAAVLKALPSPVTALSQLQGLPHFGEHSRRVVQELLEQGVCEEVERVRLSERYQTMKLFTGIFGVGVKTADRWYREGLRTLDSLQEQPQRLTQQQKAGLQHYHDLSTPVQRPDAEALLQLVKAAVAPVLPGATVTLAGGFRRGKLQGHDVDLLISHPQEGREAGLLPRVMQCLEKQVRGSQACPECAAWPWLLAPSPMPRWPPCLLSPQGLVLYQQHHRGSCGHAEPPPRQSHPMDAFERTFCILGLPQPSGVPVGSTQGPCPTRKAVRVDLVAVPISRLPFALLGWTGSKHFQRELRRFCRKERGLWLNSCGLFDPEQKMLFHAASEEDIFRHLGLEYLPPEQRNA, from the exons ATGGGGGAGGCCTGCTCGCCGGGACCCCCAGGTGCCGCTTCCCCTTCCAGCGGCCTTCGCCGCCTTTCTTCCGATTTCCGCGTGCCTTTTCCGGCGCCTGCCCGCGGCCGAGACAGGATGCTCCCGAAGCGGCGGCGAGCGCAGGTCGGGGCCCCCGGCGACCCTGCCTCCTCCGAGGCGCGCTTCCCCGGCGTCGCCATCTACCTGGCCGAGCCACACATGGGCCGCAGCCGCCGGGCCTTCCTCACGCGCCTGGCGCTCTCCAAGGGCTTCCGGGTCCTGGATGCCTACAG CTCTGAGGTGACACACGTGGTGATGGAACAGACCTCAGCAGAGGAGGCCAGCCACTGGCAGGAGCACAGGGCGGCCGCAGCCTCTCCCCAGCGATGCTCCCGCCCGGCACTGCTGGACATAAGCTGGTTCACAGAAAGCATGGCAGCCGGGCAGCCGGTACCCGTGGAGTGCCGGCACCGCCTGGAG gaggccctgGAGATGCTGGCGGAGGCCGCAGGCTTTGAGGGCAGCGAGGGCCGCTTCCTCTCCTTCCGTAGGGCAGCCGCAGTGCTCAAGGCCCTTCCAAGCCCGGTCACGGCCCTGAGCCAGCTGCAGGGGCTGCCACACTTTGGGGAACACTCCCGCAGGGTCGTCCAG GAGCTTCTGGAACAGGGAGTGTGTGAGGAGGTAGAGAGAGTCCGGCTCTCGGAGCGGTACCAAACCATGAAG CTTTTCACGGGGATCTTCGGCGTTGGGGTAAAGACTGCTGACCGGTGGTACCGGGAAGGGCTGCGGACCCTGGACAGCCTCCAGGAGCAGCCCCAGAGGCTGACCCAGCAGCAGAAAGCAG GGCTCCAGCACTACCACGACCTGAGCACCCCGGTCCAGCGGCCCGACGCCGAGGCGCTGCTGCAGCTGGTGAAGGCAGCTGTGGCACCCGTCCTGCCTGGGGCCACTGTGACGCTGGCTGGCGGCTTCCGGAG GGGGAAGTTGCAGGGCCACGACGTGGACTTGCTCATCAGCCACCCCCAGGAGGGCCGGGAGGCGGGGCTGCTGCCCAGAGTGATGCAGTGCCTGGAGAAGCAGGTGAGGGGCTCCCAGGCCTGTCCCGAGTGTGCGGCCTGGCCCTGgctcctggcccccagccccatgCCACGGTGGCCGCCGTGCCTGCTGTCCCCGCAGGGCCTTGTCCTGTACCAGCAGCACCACCGAGGCAGCTGCGGACACgccgagcccccgccccgccagAGCCACCCCATGGATGCCTTTGAGAGGACTTTCTGCATTCTCGGCCTGCCGCAGCCCTCAGGGGTGCCTGTGGGGagcacccaggggccctgccccACCCGGAAGGCTGTGCGGGTGGACCTGGTGGCGGTCCCCATCAGCCGGCTCCCCTTCGCCCTGCTGGGCTGGACAGGCTCCAAG CACTTCCAGAGGGAGCTGCGCCGCTTCTGCCGGAAGGAGAGGGGGCTGTGGCTGAACAGCTGCGGGCTTTTTGATCCAGAGCAG AAGATGCTTTTCCACGCAGCTTCGGAGGAAGACATATTCAGGCACCTGGGCCTTGAGTACCTTCCCCCGGAGCAGAGAAATGCCTGA
- the POLM gene encoding DNA-directed DNA/RNA polymerase mu isoform X4, whose product MGEACSPGPPGAASPSSGLRRLSSDFRVPFPAPARGRDRMLPKRRRAQVGAPGDPASSEARFPGVAIYLAEPHMGRSRRAFLTRLALSKGFRVLDAYSSEVTHVVMEQTSAEEASHWQEHRAAAASPQRCSRPALLDISWFTESMAAGQPVPVECRHRLEVAAPRKGLPCPARMLPYACQRPTPLTHHNSSLSEALEMLAEAAGFEGSEGRFLSFRRAAAVLKALPSPVTALSQLQGLPHFGEHSRRVVQELLEQGVCEEVERVRLSERYQTMKLFTGIFGVGVKTADRWYREGLRTLDSLQEQPQRLTQQQKAGLQHYHDLSTPVQRPDAEALLQLVKAAVAPVLPGATVTLAGGFRRTREDTEATAPGRPAAQTGPPQGEVAGPRRGLAHQPPPGGPGGGAAAQSDAVPGEAGEGLPGLSRVCGLALAPGPQPHATVAAVPAVPAGPCPVPAAPPRQLRTRRAPAPPEPPHGCL is encoded by the exons ATGGGGGAGGCCTGCTCGCCGGGACCCCCAGGTGCCGCTTCCCCTTCCAGCGGCCTTCGCCGCCTTTCTTCCGATTTCCGCGTGCCTTTTCCGGCGCCTGCCCGCGGCCGAGACAGGATGCTCCCGAAGCGGCGGCGAGCGCAGGTCGGGGCCCCCGGCGACCCTGCCTCCTCCGAGGCGCGCTTCCCCGGCGTCGCCATCTACCTGGCCGAGCCACACATGGGCCGCAGCCGCCGGGCCTTCCTCACGCGCCTGGCGCTCTCCAAGGGCTTCCGGGTCCTGGATGCCTACAG CTCTGAGGTGACACACGTGGTGATGGAACAGACCTCAGCAGAGGAGGCCAGCCACTGGCAGGAGCACAGGGCGGCCGCAGCCTCTCCCCAGCGATGCTCCCGCCCGGCACTGCTGGACATAAGCTGGTTCACAGAAAGCATGGCAGCCGGGCAGCCGGTACCCGTGGAGTGCCGGCACCGCCTGGAG GTGGCTGCGCCCAGGAAAGGGCTGCCCTGCCCAGCGAGGATGCTGCCCTATGCCTGCCAGCGGCCCACACCCCTCACACACCACAACAGCAGCCTCTCT gaggccctgGAGATGCTGGCGGAGGCCGCAGGCTTTGAGGGCAGCGAGGGCCGCTTCCTCTCCTTCCGTAGGGCAGCCGCAGTGCTCAAGGCCCTTCCAAGCCCGGTCACGGCCCTGAGCCAGCTGCAGGGGCTGCCACACTTTGGGGAACACTCCCGCAGGGTCGTCCAG GAGCTTCTGGAACAGGGAGTGTGTGAGGAGGTAGAGAGAGTCCGGCTCTCGGAGCGGTACCAAACCATGAAG CTTTTCACGGGGATCTTCGGCGTTGGGGTAAAGACTGCTGACCGGTGGTACCGGGAAGGGCTGCGGACCCTGGACAGCCTCCAGGAGCAGCCCCAGAGGCTGACCCAGCAGCAGAAAGCAG GGCTCCAGCACTACCACGACCTGAGCACCCCGGTCCAGCGGCCCGACGCCGAGGCGCTGCTGCAGCTGGTGAAGGCAGCTGTGGCACCCGTCCTGCCTGGGGCCACTGTGACGCTGGCTGGCGGCTTCCGGAG GACTCGGGAGGACACCGAAGCTACAGCCCCGGGGCGGCCCGCAGCTCAGACCGGACCCCCTCAGGGGGAAGTTGCAGGGCCACGACGTGGACTTGCTCATCAGCCACCCCCAGGAGGGCCGGGAGGCGGGGCTGCTGCCCAGAGTGATGCAGTGCCTGGAGAAGCAGGTGAGGGGCTCCCAGGCCTGTCCCGAGTGTGCGGCCTGGCCCTGgctcctggcccccagccccatgCCACGGTGGCCGCCGTGCCTGCTGTCCCCGCAGGGCCTTGTCCTGTACCAGCAGCACCACCGAGGCAGCTGCGGACACgccgagcccccgccccgccagAGCCACCCCATGGATGCCTTTGA
- the POLM gene encoding DNA-directed DNA/RNA polymerase mu isoform X5, translating to MGEACSPGPPGAASPSSGLRRLSSDFRVPFPAPARGRDRMLPKRRRAQVGAPGDPASSEARFPGVAIYLAEPHMGRSRRAFLTRLALSKGFRVLDAYSSEVTHVVMEQTSAEEASHWQEHRAAAASPQRCSRPALLDISWFTESMAAGQPVPVECRHRLEVAAPRKGLPCPARMLPYACQRPTPLTHHNSSLSEALEMLAEAAGFEGSEGRFLSFRRAAAVLKALPSPVTALSQLQGLPHFGEHSRRVVQELLEQGVCEEVERVRLSERYQTMKLFTGIFGVGVKTADRWYREGLRTLDSLQEQPQRLTQQQKAGLQHYHDLSTPVQRPDAEALLQLVKAAVAPVLPGATVTLAGGFRRTREDTEATAPGRPAAQTGPPQGEVAGPRRGLAHQPPPGGPGGGAAAQSDAVPGEAGPCPVPAAPPRQLRTRRAPAPPEPPHGCL from the exons ATGGGGGAGGCCTGCTCGCCGGGACCCCCAGGTGCCGCTTCCCCTTCCAGCGGCCTTCGCCGCCTTTCTTCCGATTTCCGCGTGCCTTTTCCGGCGCCTGCCCGCGGCCGAGACAGGATGCTCCCGAAGCGGCGGCGAGCGCAGGTCGGGGCCCCCGGCGACCCTGCCTCCTCCGAGGCGCGCTTCCCCGGCGTCGCCATCTACCTGGCCGAGCCACACATGGGCCGCAGCCGCCGGGCCTTCCTCACGCGCCTGGCGCTCTCCAAGGGCTTCCGGGTCCTGGATGCCTACAG CTCTGAGGTGACACACGTGGTGATGGAACAGACCTCAGCAGAGGAGGCCAGCCACTGGCAGGAGCACAGGGCGGCCGCAGCCTCTCCCCAGCGATGCTCCCGCCCGGCACTGCTGGACATAAGCTGGTTCACAGAAAGCATGGCAGCCGGGCAGCCGGTACCCGTGGAGTGCCGGCACCGCCTGGAG GTGGCTGCGCCCAGGAAAGGGCTGCCCTGCCCAGCGAGGATGCTGCCCTATGCCTGCCAGCGGCCCACACCCCTCACACACCACAACAGCAGCCTCTCT gaggccctgGAGATGCTGGCGGAGGCCGCAGGCTTTGAGGGCAGCGAGGGCCGCTTCCTCTCCTTCCGTAGGGCAGCCGCAGTGCTCAAGGCCCTTCCAAGCCCGGTCACGGCCCTGAGCCAGCTGCAGGGGCTGCCACACTTTGGGGAACACTCCCGCAGGGTCGTCCAG GAGCTTCTGGAACAGGGAGTGTGTGAGGAGGTAGAGAGAGTCCGGCTCTCGGAGCGGTACCAAACCATGAAG CTTTTCACGGGGATCTTCGGCGTTGGGGTAAAGACTGCTGACCGGTGGTACCGGGAAGGGCTGCGGACCCTGGACAGCCTCCAGGAGCAGCCCCAGAGGCTGACCCAGCAGCAGAAAGCAG GGCTCCAGCACTACCACGACCTGAGCACCCCGGTCCAGCGGCCCGACGCCGAGGCGCTGCTGCAGCTGGTGAAGGCAGCTGTGGCACCCGTCCTGCCTGGGGCCACTGTGACGCTGGCTGGCGGCTTCCGGAG GACTCGGGAGGACACCGAAGCTACAGCCCCGGGGCGGCCCGCAGCTCAGACCGGACCCCCTCAGGGGGAAGTTGCAGGGCCACGACGTGGACTTGCTCATCAGCCACCCCCAGGAGGGCCGGGAGGCGGGGCTGCTGCCCAGAGTGATGCAGTGCCTGGAGAAGCAG GGCCTTGTCCTGTACCAGCAGCACCACCGAGGCAGCTGCGGACACgccgagcccccgccccgccagAGCCACCCCATGGATGCCTTTGA
- the POLM gene encoding DNA-directed DNA/RNA polymerase mu isoform X6: protein MGEACSPGPPGAASPSSGLRRLSSDFRVPFPAPARGRDRMLPKRRRAQVGAPGDPASSEARFPGVAIYLAEPHMGRSRRAFLTRLALSKGFRVLDAYSSEVTHVVMEQTSAEEASHWQEHRAAAASPQRCSRPALLDISWFTESMAAGQPVPVECRHRLEVAAPRKGLPCPARMLPYACQRPTPLTHHNSSLSEALEMLAEAAGFEGSEGRFLSFRRAAAVLKALPSPVTALSQLQGLPHFGEHSRRVVQELLEQGVCEEVERVRLSERYQTMKLFTGIFGVGVKTADRWYREGLRTLDSLQEQPQRLTQQQKAALPRPEHPGPAARRRGAAAAGEGSCGTRPAWGHCDAGWRLPEGLVLYQQHHRGSCGHAEPPPRQSHPMDAFERTFCILGLPQPSGVPVGSTQGPCPTRKAVRVDLVAVPISRLPFALLGWTGSKHFQRELRRFCRKERGLWLNSCGLFDPEQKMLFHAASEEDIFRHLGLEYLPPEQRNA, encoded by the exons ATGGGGGAGGCCTGCTCGCCGGGACCCCCAGGTGCCGCTTCCCCTTCCAGCGGCCTTCGCCGCCTTTCTTCCGATTTCCGCGTGCCTTTTCCGGCGCCTGCCCGCGGCCGAGACAGGATGCTCCCGAAGCGGCGGCGAGCGCAGGTCGGGGCCCCCGGCGACCCTGCCTCCTCCGAGGCGCGCTTCCCCGGCGTCGCCATCTACCTGGCCGAGCCACACATGGGCCGCAGCCGCCGGGCCTTCCTCACGCGCCTGGCGCTCTCCAAGGGCTTCCGGGTCCTGGATGCCTACAG CTCTGAGGTGACACACGTGGTGATGGAACAGACCTCAGCAGAGGAGGCCAGCCACTGGCAGGAGCACAGGGCGGCCGCAGCCTCTCCCCAGCGATGCTCCCGCCCGGCACTGCTGGACATAAGCTGGTTCACAGAAAGCATGGCAGCCGGGCAGCCGGTACCCGTGGAGTGCCGGCACCGCCTGGAG GTGGCTGCGCCCAGGAAAGGGCTGCCCTGCCCAGCGAGGATGCTGCCCTATGCCTGCCAGCGGCCCACACCCCTCACACACCACAACAGCAGCCTCTCT gaggccctgGAGATGCTGGCGGAGGCCGCAGGCTTTGAGGGCAGCGAGGGCCGCTTCCTCTCCTTCCGTAGGGCAGCCGCAGTGCTCAAGGCCCTTCCAAGCCCGGTCACGGCCCTGAGCCAGCTGCAGGGGCTGCCACACTTTGGGGAACACTCCCGCAGGGTCGTCCAG GAGCTTCTGGAACAGGGAGTGTGTGAGGAGGTAGAGAGAGTCCGGCTCTCGGAGCGGTACCAAACCATGAAG CTTTTCACGGGGATCTTCGGCGTTGGGGTAAAGACTGCTGACCGGTGGTACCGGGAAGGGCTGCGGACCCTGGACAGCCTCCAGGAGCAGCCCCAGAGGCTGACCCAGCAGCAGAAAGCAG CACTACCACGACCTGAGCACCCCGGTCCAGCGGCCCGACGCCGAGGCGCTGCTGCAGCTGGTGAAGGCAGCTGTGGCACCCGTCCTGCCTGGGGCCACTGTGACGCTGGCTGGCGGCTTCCGGAG GGCCTTGTCCTGTACCAGCAGCACCACCGAGGCAGCTGCGGACACgccgagcccccgccccgccagAGCCACCCCATGGATGCCTTTGAGAGGACTTTCTGCATTCTCGGCCTGCCGCAGCCCTCAGGGGTGCCTGTGGGGagcacccaggggccctgccccACCCGGAAGGCTGTGCGGGTGGACCTGGTGGCGGTCCCCATCAGCCGGCTCCCCTTCGCCCTGCTGGGCTGGACAGGCTCCAAG CACTTCCAGAGGGAGCTGCGCCGCTTCTGCCGGAAGGAGAGGGGGCTGTGGCTGAACAGCTGCGGGCTTTTTGATCCAGAGCAG AAGATGCTTTTCCACGCAGCTTCGGAGGAAGACATATTCAGGCACCTGGGCCTTGAGTACCTTCCCCCGGAGCAGAGAAATGCCTGA
- the POLM gene encoding DNA-directed DNA/RNA polymerase mu isoform X2, translating into MGEACSPGPPGAASPSSGLRRLSSDFRVPFPAPARGRDRMLPKRRRAQVGAPGDPASSEARFPGVAIYLAEPHMGRSRRAFLTRLALSKGFRVLDAYSSEVTHVVMEQTSAEEASHWQEHRAAAASPQRCSRPALLDISWFTESMAAGQPVPVECRHRLEVAAPRKGLPCPARMLPYACQRPTPLTHHNSSLSEALEMLAEAAGFEGSEGRFLSFRRAAAVLKALPSPVTALSQLQGLPHFGEHSRRVVQELLEQGVCEEVERVRLSERYQTMKLFTGIFGVGVKTADRWYREGLRTLDSLQEQPQRLTQQQKAGLQHYHDLSTPVQRPDAEALLQLVKAAVAPVLPGATVTLAGGFRRGKLQGHDVDLLISHPQEGREAGLLPRVMQCLEKQGLVLYQQHHRGSCGHAEPPPRQSHPMDAFERTFCILGLPQPSGVPVGSTQGPCPTRKAVRVDLVAVPISRLPFALLGWTGSKHFQRELRRFCRKERGLWLNSCGLFDPEQKMLFHAASEEDIFRHLGLEYLPPEQRNA; encoded by the exons ATGGGGGAGGCCTGCTCGCCGGGACCCCCAGGTGCCGCTTCCCCTTCCAGCGGCCTTCGCCGCCTTTCTTCCGATTTCCGCGTGCCTTTTCCGGCGCCTGCCCGCGGCCGAGACAGGATGCTCCCGAAGCGGCGGCGAGCGCAGGTCGGGGCCCCCGGCGACCCTGCCTCCTCCGAGGCGCGCTTCCCCGGCGTCGCCATCTACCTGGCCGAGCCACACATGGGCCGCAGCCGCCGGGCCTTCCTCACGCGCCTGGCGCTCTCCAAGGGCTTCCGGGTCCTGGATGCCTACAG CTCTGAGGTGACACACGTGGTGATGGAACAGACCTCAGCAGAGGAGGCCAGCCACTGGCAGGAGCACAGGGCGGCCGCAGCCTCTCCCCAGCGATGCTCCCGCCCGGCACTGCTGGACATAAGCTGGTTCACAGAAAGCATGGCAGCCGGGCAGCCGGTACCCGTGGAGTGCCGGCACCGCCTGGAG GTGGCTGCGCCCAGGAAAGGGCTGCCCTGCCCAGCGAGGATGCTGCCCTATGCCTGCCAGCGGCCCACACCCCTCACACACCACAACAGCAGCCTCTCT gaggccctgGAGATGCTGGCGGAGGCCGCAGGCTTTGAGGGCAGCGAGGGCCGCTTCCTCTCCTTCCGTAGGGCAGCCGCAGTGCTCAAGGCCCTTCCAAGCCCGGTCACGGCCCTGAGCCAGCTGCAGGGGCTGCCACACTTTGGGGAACACTCCCGCAGGGTCGTCCAG GAGCTTCTGGAACAGGGAGTGTGTGAGGAGGTAGAGAGAGTCCGGCTCTCGGAGCGGTACCAAACCATGAAG CTTTTCACGGGGATCTTCGGCGTTGGGGTAAAGACTGCTGACCGGTGGTACCGGGAAGGGCTGCGGACCCTGGACAGCCTCCAGGAGCAGCCCCAGAGGCTGACCCAGCAGCAGAAAGCAG GGCTCCAGCACTACCACGACCTGAGCACCCCGGTCCAGCGGCCCGACGCCGAGGCGCTGCTGCAGCTGGTGAAGGCAGCTGTGGCACCCGTCCTGCCTGGGGCCACTGTGACGCTGGCTGGCGGCTTCCGGAG GGGGAAGTTGCAGGGCCACGACGTGGACTTGCTCATCAGCCACCCCCAGGAGGGCCGGGAGGCGGGGCTGCTGCCCAGAGTGATGCAGTGCCTGGAGAAGCAG GGCCTTGTCCTGTACCAGCAGCACCACCGAGGCAGCTGCGGACACgccgagcccccgccccgccagAGCCACCCCATGGATGCCTTTGAGAGGACTTTCTGCATTCTCGGCCTGCCGCAGCCCTCAGGGGTGCCTGTGGGGagcacccaggggccctgccccACCCGGAAGGCTGTGCGGGTGGACCTGGTGGCGGTCCCCATCAGCCGGCTCCCCTTCGCCCTGCTGGGCTGGACAGGCTCCAAG CACTTCCAGAGGGAGCTGCGCCGCTTCTGCCGGAAGGAGAGGGGGCTGTGGCTGAACAGCTGCGGGCTTTTTGATCCAGAGCAG AAGATGCTTTTCCACGCAGCTTCGGAGGAAGACATATTCAGGCACCTGGGCCTTGAGTACCTTCCCCCGGAGCAGAGAAATGCCTGA
- the PGAM2 gene encoding phosphoglycerate mutase 2 produces MSTHRLVMVRHGESTWNQENRFCGWFDAELSEKGAQEAARGAQAIKDAKMEFDICYTSVLKRAIRTLWTILDGTDQMWLPVVRTWRLNERHYGGLTGLNKAETAAKHGEEQVKIWRRSFDIPPPPMDEKHPYYGSISKERRYAGLKPGELPTCESLKDTIARALPFWNEEIAPQIKAGKRVLIAAHGNSLRGIVKHLEGMSDQAIMELNLPTGIPIVYELDQALKPTKPMRFLGDEETVRKAMEAVAAQGKAK; encoded by the exons ATGTCCACCCACCGCCTCGTGATGGTTCGGCACGGCGAGAGCACCTGGAACCAGGAGAACCGCTTCTGCGGCTGGTTCGACGCCGAGCTGAGCGAGAAGGGGGCCCAGGAGGCTGCGAGGGGGGCCCAGGCCATCAAGGACGCCAAGATGGAGTTTGACATCTGCTACACGTCCGTGCTGAAGAGGGCCATCCGCACCCTCTGGACCATCCTGGACGGCACGGACCAGATGTGGCTGCCCGTGGTGCGCACCTGGCGCCTCAACGAGCGCCACTACGGCGGCCTCACTGGCCTCAACAAGGCCGAGACGGCCGCCAAGCACGGGGAGGAGCAGGTGAAGATCTGGAGGCGCTCCTTCGACATCCCGCCACCCCCCATGGATGAGAAGCACCCCTACTACGGCTCCATCAGCAAG GAGCGCCGGTACGCGGGCCTGAAGCCCGGGGAGTTGCCCACTTGCGAGAGCCTGAAGGACACCATCGCGCGGGCCCTCCCCTTCTGGAACGAGGAGATCGCCCCCCAGATCAAAGCTGGCAAGCGAGTGCTCATCGCGGCCCACGGGAACAGCCTGCGGGGCATTGTCAAGCACCTGGAAG GGATGTCTGACCAGGCCATCATGGAGCTGAACCTACCCACAGGGATCCCCATCGTGTATGAGCTGGACCAGGCGCTGAAGCCCACCAAGCCTATGCGGTTCCTGGGTGACGAGGAAACCGTGAGGAAGGCCATGGAGGCTGTGGCCGCCCAGGGCAAGGCTAAGTGA